The genomic stretch TGAAATAACAGGTAATGTATTTACGGAATGGGAATACACGGGGCGCACGTTTATACGAGAAGATGTAAAACTGTTAGCACCAATACAGCCAAATCAGATTATTGGTATTGGGGCTAATTACGTGAAGGCTGTGAGCGAGCTGCCTGAAAAGCTTCCTGACATTCCGGTATTTTTCTTTAAACCAACTTCATCTGTTATTGGGCCAGGTGAAGATATTATCATTCCGGAAGGAATTGAAGAAGTGAAATTTGAATCTGAGCTTGCGGTTGTTATCGGAAAAGAAGCAAAAAATCTTTCAGCTTCGAATGTTCGTGAGCATATCTTTGGCTATACGATTGGAAATGACGTAACGGCACCGCAATTTATTCATCCGGACGGCCATTGGACGGTAGGAAAATCGTTTGATACATTCACGCCGCTTGGTCCTTATATTGAAACGGAGCTTGATCTTACAAATATCCGTGTGAAAGCGACGCTGGATGGAGTAGAAAAGCAAAATAGCGGGATGGATCTTATCATCGTCTCAGTTGAAAAAATGGTTGCTTATCTCTCTAATGTGATGACGCTCAAACCAGGAGACGTTATTTTAACGGGTAGTCCGGTAGGGGCCGAATTAGTGGGCGCAGGAAGCACTATTGATTGTCATATCGATGAAATTGGTTCACTGAACAATGCTTTTAGCAAAGTAAAAGTCAGCGTGAATTAACAAGAAAGAATGATTTGAAACAGCTTGGTATCTGCGATAAACTTGCGTGTCTACACGAATAAAACAGGTTCAGGCTGCTTAGTATTTCAATCATAACAAAAAATGACCTGTTCGAATTGCGACGTAATCGGATTTCGAGCAGGTTTTTATTTATGAAAAAAGGTAATAGCTTGACTGAAAAGAATGTTCTCTCACATAAAATAAACTGTTTTTAACACTTGTTGAAAAGGGGGAAGAAAAGCATGAGTACTGGAATGTTAGCGCTTCTATCACTTTTACCGATTTTAGCCGTTGGTATTTTTTTAGTAGGCCTGAGGTGGCCTGCTAGCAAAGCGATGCCAATTTCTTACGTGGTGGCTGTAGGGTTAGCCTTGTTTGTATGGAAGGTACCTGGTGTAACAATTGCTGCAGCTTCTATAAATGGTTTGGTCGTCGCAGGGACGCTTTTATATATTATTTTTGGTGCAATTTTATTACTGAATACTTTACAGGAAAGCGGTGGTATTAAAACGATCCGTCAAGGCTTTACAGATATATCGCCGGATCGTCGCATTCAAGTGATTATTATTGCCTGGTTATTTGGTTCATTTATTGAAGGCGCTTCTGGATTTGGTACTCCAGCTGCCGTTGCGGTACCGCTTTTAGTAGGCCTAGGCTTTCCTGCCATGGCAGCGGTTATTGCAGGGATGGTTATTCAAAGTACGCCGGTTTCATTCGGTGCAGTAGGAACACCAATGCTAGTCGGCGTTCAAACAGGATTATCAGCAGATGCAAGCATTACGGATAATTTTCTAGCACTAGTAACTGAAATCGGTGGACAGGTAGCAATTTTACACATGATTGCGGGGACATTTATTCCACTGTTTGTTGTGGCACTCATGACAAAGTTCTTTGGGAAGAATAAATCGTTTACGGAAGGAATCCGTGTTTGGAAGTTTGCGCTCTTTGCAGCGTTTGCGATGACCATTCCATATGTACTGGTTGCAAATCTACTAGGTCCTGAGTTTCCATCCATGATTGGCGGGTTAGTCGGACTTGCTGTTGTTGTTTTTGCTGCTAAAAGAGGATTTTTAATGCCGGATAAAGAAGAAGCATGGGACTTTGAAGAAAAAAGTAAGTGGAATTCGGAGTGGGTAGGTAGTTTAGAAATAAAGGATGTTGCGTATCATAGTGGACAAATGAGCATGTTGCGTGCGTGGCTCCCTTACGTATTAGTTGGGGCATTCTTAGTATTATCAAGATTGAAAGCGCTTCCTATTTTGGGGTGGCTACAGTCGTGGACCGTTTCGTTTCCGAATATATTTGGTTCTGAAGTAAGTGCAAGTTTTCAGCCACTGTATCTTCCCGGAACAATTTTTATCTTTGTATCTTTAATCACTTATTTTCTTCATCATATGAATAAAAGCGCGTACAAAGCAGCATGGAAGCAGTCTGCTAAAACAACTGTTGCTGCGTCTACAGCGTTAATTTTTACGGTGCCAATGGTGCAGGTTTTTATTAATTCAGGAGGAGGAGCAGCGGGATTCGATAAAATGCCAATTGAATTAGCGAATGGTGCAGCTGCTTTAGCAGGCGAGTATTGGCCGTTGCTTTCCACTTTTATTGGAGGGTTAGGTGCATTCATTGCTGGCAGCAACACCGTAAGCAATATGATGTTTTCATTGTTTCAATACGATGTTGGTACACAAATTGGCGTAAATCCAACTTGGATTGTTGCTTTGCAAGCGGTGGGCGGAGCGGCTGGAAATATGATTTGTGTTCATAATGTGGTGGCAGCTTCGGCCGTTGTAGGGTTGGTTGGAAAAGAAGGAGCCGTTATTCGAAAAACATTGCTGCCGTTTATGTACTATGCACTATTATCAGGAGCAGTTGGGTATGCAATCGTTTGGTATGCTGAAAAAGGGTTACTTAATATCGGATCAATTATTGTTGTAGGTGTCTTCTTTGTAGCAGTTTATATAATCAGTACAAATAATCGTCGCACGCAGTTCATCTCTTCTGGAAATAAAACAAAGTTTTTAGACTAATAACCAAAAGCGAAGTGGAGAAAAAATTCCACTTCGCTTTTGGTTATTTTTGAACATAATCAGGGAAATCAGTAATAATGGCGTCTACGTTCATCGATAAAAGAAAATCAGCGGTTTGCTGATTGCGCACGGTCCAAGAGGAAATCTTCATTCCATTATTATGTACATTTGTCACTAACTCGCTTGTAACGAGCCCATAATGGGGATTAAAATAATCAGCATATGTTGCAAACTGCTGGAGCTTTTCCACTGTTATGTCTGCTTTAGATCCTGTTAAGACGCCAATTGGAACGCTTGGAAGCAGCTGGTCCATCTTTTTCATCGAGTCGAAATTAAATGACTGAACAATAATCTTCTCATTATTTGGCTTGTCCATATTGCTTTCTTTTAACTCATCAGCAATTTTTGCTTCAATACCTGGATAAAGTTCGGGCGACTTTAGTTCAATTAGAATCCCAATTTTTCCGCGGTATCGATCCAAAATTTCTTCAAATGTTGGAATGGGCTCTCCAGCAAATTCAGTTCCTTTCCAGCTTCCAGCATCTAACGATTGCAGTTCTTCTAACGTTAAATCTTTAACGGAGCCTGTACCGTTTGTCGTACGGTCTACGGTTAAATCGTGAATGACTACAAGCTCCCCATCTTTACTTTGCTGTACATCAATCTCAATATAATCTGATTTCATTTCAAACGCTTTATCAAATGCAGCAATCGTATTTTCTGGAGCATATCCAGATGCACCACGATGCGCTACGTTGTCTACGTCATGTTTTGCAGCTGATGCTTGCTGTAAAGGGCTTAGTAATAAAGCAAATGAAATCCCAACGCCTGCTAATACTTTCTTATTCATCTCTTCATCTCCCAACTCAAACTGTTTTCACGTTTCAGTATAAAATTGGAATATTGACACTGTATGAATCGTACATTGAGATTTGATTACAAGAAGATGAATAAAAATAGATACAAATTCTTACTTTTATTTACAAATCAGCTGATGTTTCGACAGATTTTAGACAGAATGGATCTCTTTTACACGCCCTACCTGTCCATCTGTTAGTCGAACTTTGATGCCGTGAGGGTGAAAAGAAGACTTGGTTAACAAATCTTTCACAATTCCCTCCGTTAATTTTCCAG from Bacillus sp. 1780r2a1 encodes the following:
- a CDS encoding fumarylacetoacetate hydrolase family protein — its product is MKFARFELEGAIRQGVVEKESIREITGNVFTEWEYTGRTFIREDVKLLAPIQPNQIIGIGANYVKAVSELPEKLPDIPVFFFKPTSSVIGPGEDIIIPEGIEEVKFESELAVVIGKEAKNLSASNVREHIFGYTIGNDVTAPQFIHPDGHWTVGKSFDTFTPLGPYIETELDLTNIRVKATLDGVEKQNSGMDLIIVSVEKMVAYLSNVMTLKPGDVILTGSPVGAELVGAGSTIDCHIDEIGSLNNAFSKVKVSVN
- a CDS encoding glycerophosphodiester phosphodiesterase — translated: MNKKVLAGVGISFALLLSPLQQASAAKHDVDNVAHRGASGYAPENTIAAFDKAFEMKSDYIEIDVQQSKDGELVVIHDLTVDRTTNGTGSVKDLTLEELQSLDAGSWKGTEFAGEPIPTFEEILDRYRGKIGILIELKSPELYPGIEAKIADELKESNMDKPNNEKIIVQSFNFDSMKKMDQLLPSVPIGVLTGSKADITVEKLQQFATYADYFNPHYGLVTSELVTNVHNNGMKISSWTVRNQQTADFLLSMNVDAIITDFPDYVQK
- a CDS encoding YwbE family protein — translated: MSGQNRSDISPGTKVSIVLKADQRTGKLTEGIVKDLLTKSSFHPHGIKVRLTDGQVGRVKEIHSV
- a CDS encoding L-lactate permease encodes the protein MSTGMLALLSLLPILAVGIFLVGLRWPASKAMPISYVVAVGLALFVWKVPGVTIAAASINGLVVAGTLLYIIFGAILLLNTLQESGGIKTIRQGFTDISPDRRIQVIIIAWLFGSFIEGASGFGTPAAVAVPLLVGLGFPAMAAVIAGMVIQSTPVSFGAVGTPMLVGVQTGLSADASITDNFLALVTEIGGQVAILHMIAGTFIPLFVVALMTKFFGKNKSFTEGIRVWKFALFAAFAMTIPYVLVANLLGPEFPSMIGGLVGLAVVVFAAKRGFLMPDKEEAWDFEEKSKWNSEWVGSLEIKDVAYHSGQMSMLRAWLPYVLVGAFLVLSRLKALPILGWLQSWTVSFPNIFGSEVSASFQPLYLPGTIFIFVSLITYFLHHMNKSAYKAAWKQSAKTTVAASTALIFTVPMVQVFINSGGGAAGFDKMPIELANGAAALAGEYWPLLSTFIGGLGAFIAGSNTVSNMMFSLFQYDVGTQIGVNPTWIVALQAVGGAAGNMICVHNVVAASAVVGLVGKEGAVIRKTLLPFMYYALLSGAVGYAIVWYAEKGLLNIGSIIVVGVFFVAVYIISTNNRRTQFISSGNKTKFLD